A genomic window from Geotrypetes seraphini chromosome 18, aGeoSer1.1, whole genome shotgun sequence includes:
- the FAF2 gene encoding FAS-associated factor 2 isoform X2, which produces MAAPGEQDLSQEQTEKLLQFQDLTGIESMDQCRHTLEQHNWNIEAAVQDRLNEQEGVPSVFNPPPTRPLQGLLGWGYYLIMLPFRFTYYTLLDIFRFALRFFRPDPRSRVTDPIGDIVSFIQLFEEKYGRGHPVFYQGTYSQALNDAKRELRFLLVYLHGDDHQDSDEFCRNTLCRPEVVHFINSRMLFWACSTNKPEGYRVSQALRENTYPFLAMIMLKDRRMTVVGRLEGLIQAEDLTTQLTFIMDSNQTYLVSERLEREERNQTQVLRQQQDEAYLASLRADQEKDRKKREKQEQKRREEEAAYEQMLAEERRQQNLQQEKERRSECLPPEPLPDDPDSVKIIFKMPNDSRVERCFLFTQPLTVIYDFLFSLKESPEKFQIVANFPRRVLPCLPTEERPTPPTLQEAGLARSQVLFVQDLTDD; this is translated from the exons ATGGCGGCGCCAGGTGAGCAGGATCTGTCCCAGGAGCAGACGGAGAAGCTGCTGCAGTTCCAG GACTTGACTGGAATAGAATCTATGGACCAATGTCGCCATACCCTTGAACAACATAACTGGAATATTGAG GCAGCTGTACAAGACAGGCTGAATGAACAAGAGGGGGTTCCGAGTGTATTTAACCCTCCTCCCACCCGGCCACTTCAG GGACTGTTAGGATGGGGTTACTACCTGATAATGCTTCCATTCCGATTTACATATTATACGCTTCTTGATATCTTTCG GTTTGCACTCCGTTTTTTCCGTCCTGATCCTCGCAGTCGAGTTACAGATCCTATAGGAGACATTGTTTCCTTTATCCAGCTATTTGAAGAGAAGTATGGACGGGGCCACCCTGTGTTCTACCAGGGAACATACAGCCAG GCACTGAATGATGCCAAACGGGAGCTTCGCTTTTTGTTGGTTTATCTTCATGGCGACGATCACCAAGATTCGGATGAATTCTGTCG CAACACGCTCTGCAGACCTGAGGTGGTCCATTTTATTAACAGCCGGATGCTCTTTTGGGCATGCTCCACGAACAAGCCAGAGGGATACCGAG TTTCCCAGGCTTTGCGTGAAAACACATATCCGTTCCTTGCCATGATCATGCTAAAAGACCGCAGAATGACAGTGGTAGGCCGGCTCGAAGGCCTTATCCAGGCTGAGGACCTCACAACCCAGTTGACCTTTATCATGGATTCCAACCAGACTTACCTTGTGTCAGAGCGCTTGGAAAG GGAAGAACGGAACCAAACTcaggtgctgaggcagcaacAGGATGAGGCATATCTAGCATCCCTCCGAGCAGATCAAGAAAAGGACCGAAAGAAGCGAGAGAAACAGGAGCAGAAAAGACGAGAAGAAGAGGCGGCCTATGAGCAAATGCTGGCCGAGGAAAGGAGACAGCAG AACCTGCAGCAGGAAAAAGAACGACGGTCTGAATGTCTTCCTCCAGAACCTCTCCCGGATGACCCAGACAGTGTAAAAATCATCTTCAAGATGCCAAATGATTCTAGAGTGGAGAGATGTTTCCTCTTTACTCAGCCATTAACG GTGATCTATGATTTCCTCTTTTCTCTGaaagaaagccctgaaaaatTTCAGATTGTGGCTAATTTTCCTCGCCGGGTTTTGCCCTGCCTCCCAACTGAAGAGCGGCCAACTCCCCCCACACTACAAGAAGCTGGACTCGCTCGCTCTCAGGTGCTGTTTGTGCAGGATCTAACGGACGACtga
- the FAF2 gene encoding FAS-associated factor 2 isoform X1: MAAPGEQDLSQEQTEKLLQFQDLTGIESMDQCRHTLEQHNWNIEAAVQDRLNEQEGVPSVFNPPPTRPLQVNTADQRLYSYVVSRPQPRGLLGWGYYLIMLPFRFTYYTLLDIFRFALRFFRPDPRSRVTDPIGDIVSFIQLFEEKYGRGHPVFYQGTYSQALNDAKRELRFLLVYLHGDDHQDSDEFCRNTLCRPEVVHFINSRMLFWACSTNKPEGYRVSQALRENTYPFLAMIMLKDRRMTVVGRLEGLIQAEDLTTQLTFIMDSNQTYLVSERLEREERNQTQVLRQQQDEAYLASLRADQEKDRKKREKQEQKRREEEAAYEQMLAEERRQQNLQQEKERRSECLPPEPLPDDPDSVKIIFKMPNDSRVERCFLFTQPLTVIYDFLFSLKESPEKFQIVANFPRRVLPCLPTEERPTPPTLQEAGLARSQVLFVQDLTDD, from the exons ATGGCGGCGCCAGGTGAGCAGGATCTGTCCCAGGAGCAGACGGAGAAGCTGCTGCAGTTCCAG GACTTGACTGGAATAGAATCTATGGACCAATGTCGCCATACCCTTGAACAACATAACTGGAATATTGAG GCAGCTGTACAAGACAGGCTGAATGAACAAGAGGGGGTTCCGAGTGTATTTAACCCTCCTCCCACCCGGCCACTTCAGGTGAATACCGCAGACCAGAGGCTATACAGCTATGTCGTCTCAAGGCCACAGCCCAGG GGACTGTTAGGATGGGGTTACTACCTGATAATGCTTCCATTCCGATTTACATATTATACGCTTCTTGATATCTTTCG GTTTGCACTCCGTTTTTTCCGTCCTGATCCTCGCAGTCGAGTTACAGATCCTATAGGAGACATTGTTTCCTTTATCCAGCTATTTGAAGAGAAGTATGGACGGGGCCACCCTGTGTTCTACCAGGGAACATACAGCCAG GCACTGAATGATGCCAAACGGGAGCTTCGCTTTTTGTTGGTTTATCTTCATGGCGACGATCACCAAGATTCGGATGAATTCTGTCG CAACACGCTCTGCAGACCTGAGGTGGTCCATTTTATTAACAGCCGGATGCTCTTTTGGGCATGCTCCACGAACAAGCCAGAGGGATACCGAG TTTCCCAGGCTTTGCGTGAAAACACATATCCGTTCCTTGCCATGATCATGCTAAAAGACCGCAGAATGACAGTGGTAGGCCGGCTCGAAGGCCTTATCCAGGCTGAGGACCTCACAACCCAGTTGACCTTTATCATGGATTCCAACCAGACTTACCTTGTGTCAGAGCGCTTGGAAAG GGAAGAACGGAACCAAACTcaggtgctgaggcagcaacAGGATGAGGCATATCTAGCATCCCTCCGAGCAGATCAAGAAAAGGACCGAAAGAAGCGAGAGAAACAGGAGCAGAAAAGACGAGAAGAAGAGGCGGCCTATGAGCAAATGCTGGCCGAGGAAAGGAGACAGCAG AACCTGCAGCAGGAAAAAGAACGACGGTCTGAATGTCTTCCTCCAGAACCTCTCCCGGATGACCCAGACAGTGTAAAAATCATCTTCAAGATGCCAAATGATTCTAGAGTGGAGAGATGTTTCCTCTTTACTCAGCCATTAACG GTGATCTATGATTTCCTCTTTTCTCTGaaagaaagccctgaaaaatTTCAGATTGTGGCTAATTTTCCTCGCCGGGTTTTGCCCTGCCTCCCAACTGAAGAGCGGCCAACTCCCCCCACACTACAAGAAGCTGGACTCGCTCGCTCTCAGGTGCTGTTTGTGCAGGATCTAACGGACGACtga
- the FAF2 gene encoding FAS-associated factor 2 isoform X3, which translates to MDQCRHTLEQHNWNIEAAVQDRLNEQEGVPSVFNPPPTRPLQVNTADQRLYSYVVSRPQPRGLLGWGYYLIMLPFRFTYYTLLDIFRFALRFFRPDPRSRVTDPIGDIVSFIQLFEEKYGRGHPVFYQGTYSQALNDAKRELRFLLVYLHGDDHQDSDEFCRNTLCRPEVVHFINSRMLFWACSTNKPEGYRVSQALRENTYPFLAMIMLKDRRMTVVGRLEGLIQAEDLTTQLTFIMDSNQTYLVSERLEREERNQTQVLRQQQDEAYLASLRADQEKDRKKREKQEQKRREEEAAYEQMLAEERRQQNLQQEKERRSECLPPEPLPDDPDSVKIIFKMPNDSRVERCFLFTQPLTVIYDFLFSLKESPEKFQIVANFPRRVLPCLPTEERPTPPTLQEAGLARSQVLFVQDLTDD; encoded by the exons ATGGACCAATGTCGCCATACCCTTGAACAACATAACTGGAATATTGAG GCAGCTGTACAAGACAGGCTGAATGAACAAGAGGGGGTTCCGAGTGTATTTAACCCTCCTCCCACCCGGCCACTTCAGGTGAATACCGCAGACCAGAGGCTATACAGCTATGTCGTCTCAAGGCCACAGCCCAGG GGACTGTTAGGATGGGGTTACTACCTGATAATGCTTCCATTCCGATTTACATATTATACGCTTCTTGATATCTTTCG GTTTGCACTCCGTTTTTTCCGTCCTGATCCTCGCAGTCGAGTTACAGATCCTATAGGAGACATTGTTTCCTTTATCCAGCTATTTGAAGAGAAGTATGGACGGGGCCACCCTGTGTTCTACCAGGGAACATACAGCCAG GCACTGAATGATGCCAAACGGGAGCTTCGCTTTTTGTTGGTTTATCTTCATGGCGACGATCACCAAGATTCGGATGAATTCTGTCG CAACACGCTCTGCAGACCTGAGGTGGTCCATTTTATTAACAGCCGGATGCTCTTTTGGGCATGCTCCACGAACAAGCCAGAGGGATACCGAG TTTCCCAGGCTTTGCGTGAAAACACATATCCGTTCCTTGCCATGATCATGCTAAAAGACCGCAGAATGACAGTGGTAGGCCGGCTCGAAGGCCTTATCCAGGCTGAGGACCTCACAACCCAGTTGACCTTTATCATGGATTCCAACCAGACTTACCTTGTGTCAGAGCGCTTGGAAAG GGAAGAACGGAACCAAACTcaggtgctgaggcagcaacAGGATGAGGCATATCTAGCATCCCTCCGAGCAGATCAAGAAAAGGACCGAAAGAAGCGAGAGAAACAGGAGCAGAAAAGACGAGAAGAAGAGGCGGCCTATGAGCAAATGCTGGCCGAGGAAAGGAGACAGCAG AACCTGCAGCAGGAAAAAGAACGACGGTCTGAATGTCTTCCTCCAGAACCTCTCCCGGATGACCCAGACAGTGTAAAAATCATCTTCAAGATGCCAAATGATTCTAGAGTGGAGAGATGTTTCCTCTTTACTCAGCCATTAACG GTGATCTATGATTTCCTCTTTTCTCTGaaagaaagccctgaaaaatTTCAGATTGTGGCTAATTTTCCTCGCCGGGTTTTGCCCTGCCTCCCAACTGAAGAGCGGCCAACTCCCCCCACACTACAAGAAGCTGGACTCGCTCGCTCTCAGGTGCTGTTTGTGCAGGATCTAACGGACGACtga
- the CLTB gene encoding clathrin light chain B, translating into MADDFGFFSSSSDSAAALGEPDEDPAAAFLAQQESEMAGIEGAEGRSGYSHEPADPVGFEDLVTTPVNGDFFPESDKLTDGYSVIAQADRLAQEPESIRKWREEQKIRLEELDAAAKVTEQEWREKAKKDLEEWYIRQNDQVEKTKASNRASDENFISESKDDAPGSEWERVARLCDFNPKSSKQSKDVSRMRSVLISLKQSPLTC; encoded by the exons ATGGCTGATGACTTCGGCTTCTTCTCGTCGTCCTCGGACAGCGCCGCCGCCCTGGGGGAGCCCGACGAAGACCCGGCCGCCGCCTTCCTGGCCCAGCAGGAGAGCGAGATGGCCGGCATCGAGGGCGCCGAGGGCCGATCGGGCTACTCGCACGAGCCGGCCGATCCCG TTGGTTTTGAGGATCTGGTCACCACACCAGTGAATGGGGACTTCTTTCCG gAGTCTGACAAGCTTACTGATGGCTATTCAGTCATAGCACAGGCTGACAGGTTGGCCCAGGAGCCTGAGAGCATTCGCAAGTGGAGGGAAGAACAGAAGATACGCTTGGAGGAGCTGG ATGCAGCTGCAAAGGTGACTGAGCAGGAATGGAGAGAGAAGGCCAAGAAAGATTTGGAAGAATGGTATATCCGCCAGAATGATCAAGTGGAGAAAACAAAAGCCAGCAACAG GGCATCAGATGAGAATTTCATCTCAGAATCCAAGGATGACGCACCGGGCTCAGAATGGGAGAGAGTTGCCCGCCTGTGTGACTTCAACCCCAAGAGTAGCAAGCAGTCAAAGGATGTGTCTCGAATGCGCTCTGTACTCATCTCACTGAAGCAGAGCCCACTGACATGCTAA
- the HIGD2A gene encoding HIG1 domain family member 2A, mitochondrial encodes MTSGDAVMDPSGPPDIEGFSPQQPETFGGKLTRKWAENPFVPVGCLATAGILTYGLIAFKKGKTRQSQLLMRARILAQGFTIAAIMVGVVASAVKARH; translated from the exons ATGACGTCAGGAGACGCCGTGATGGATCCGAGCGGACCTCCAGACATCGAGGGCTTCTCCCCGCAGCAGCCCGAGACCTTCGGCGGCAAATTGACGCGCAAGTGGGCGGAGAATCCGTTCGTGCCCGTCG GTTGCTTAGCTACAGCAGGCATTCTGACTTATGGGCTTATTGCCTTCAAGAAGGGGAAGACTCGCCAGTCACAGTTGCTGATGCGGGCACGTATCCTAGCTCAAGGCTTTACCATTGCTGCTATCATGGTGGGTGTGGTTGCGTCTGCTGTGAAAGCGCGCCATTGA
- the NOP16 gene encoding nucleolar protein 16 encodes MSGGPLGSITASPDVITRRRRAGPGAPLPRRRFPESSAPELRRDGSGGSSRMPKAKGKKFNYRLDRKKLRRKARKKAAPRIVCEQIRNAWDDSKSVARNLAEMGLSVNPNKTLPIQQAKVTEMEVDCTKPGVVIRKPYVLEGLLAEASLPEKSSKGISSDMVEYVRYMIRNYGKNYKKMARDEKNYYQDTPKQIKRKIEMYQRYLPDDFSSLSASCEHGEMEQKLST; translated from the exons ATGTCTGGAGGTCCGCTCGGATCCATCACGGCGTCTCCTGACGTCATCACTCGGCGACGGCGGGCGGGGCCTGGCGCGCCGCTTCCCAGGCGTCGTTTCCCAGAGTCCTCTGCGCCAGAACTCAGGCGGGACggaagcggcggcagcagcaggatgcCCAAAGCCAAAGGCAAGAAGTTCAACTACCGGCTGGACAGGAAGAAGCTGCGGCGGAAGGCGCGCAAGAAGGCAGCGCCCCGCATCGTCTG TGAACAGATCCGAAATGCTTGGGATGACTCCAAATCTGTGGCCAGAAACCTGGCAGAAATGGGTCTGTCAGTTAATCCCAATAAGACTCTTCCCATCCAGCAAGCAAAG GTGACTGAGATGGAGGTTGATTGTACAAAGCCTGGGGTGGTTATCCGGAAGCCTTATGTGTTAGAAG GGCTGCTGGCCGAGGCAAGTCTTCCTGAGAAGAGCTCCAAAGGGATCTCATCTGACATGGTGGAGTATGTGCGTTACATGATTAGGAACTATGGCAAGAACTACAAG aaaatggcCCGGGATGAGAAAAACTATTACCAGGATACACCAAAACAGATCAAAAGGAAGATTGAGATGTACCAGCGTTATTTACCAGATGACTTTAGCTCTCTTTCTGCGTCTTGTGAACATGGAGAGATGG